One region of Brassica napus cultivar Da-Ae chromosome A10, Da-Ae, whole genome shotgun sequence genomic DNA includes:
- the LOC106395189 gene encoding GDP-mannose transporter GONST2-like has protein sequence MTAAELEAGVSPEPDVSELNIFSDNGSQSVVSQLLDHINSHEKSSQRRGGFSERFLRWRRRYLPVGGDNRRDHGSLKLSGPLVSGAAYCISSCSMILMNKVVLSTYNFNAGISLMLYQNLISCLVVALLKFSGVVSVEKINWKLIRVWLPVNVIFVGMLISGMYSLKYINVAMVTILKNATNIITAIGELYMFRKRQNNKVWAAMFMMIISAISGGITDLTFNAVGYTWQTANCFLTASYSLTLRRVMDKAKQSTKSGSLNEVSMVLLNNLLSLPFGITLIVLLGEWRYVISTDVTKDAMFWVVATASGFLGLAISFTSMWFLHQTGPTTYSLVGSLNKVPISLSGLVLFNVPLSLPNLFSILFGLFAGVVFARAKMS, from the exons ATGACTGCTGCTGAACTTGAAGCGGGTGTGTCCCCTGAACCTGATGTATCCGAGCTGAATATTTTCAGCGATAATGGTAGTCAAAGTGTTGTCTCTCAACTTCTTGATCATATCAACAGCCACGAGAAGAGTTCCCAGCGTAGAGGAGGCTTTAGTGAAAG GTTTCTCAGATGGAGACGGAGATATCTTCCGGTTGGTGGAGATAACAGACGTGACCATGGCTCTCTGAAACTATCAGGACCTCTTGTTTCTGGAGCAGCTTACTGTATCTCTTCTTGCAGTATGATACTAATGAACAAAGTTGTTCTCTCCACCTATAATTTCAATGCAGGAATCTCTTTGATGTTGTATCAA aACTTAATCAGCTGTTTGGTGGTAGCTCTATTAAAATTCTCTGGAGTGGTTTCAGTTGAAAAAATTAACTGGAAGTTGATCAGAGTTTGGTTGCCTGTCAATGTTATCTTTGTTGGTATGCTGATCTCTGGGATGTACAG TTTGAAATATATAAACGTTGCTATGGTGACTATTCTGAAGAACGCAACGAATATTATTACAGCCATAGGGGAACTATACATGTTCCGCAAAAGGCAGAACAACAAAGTTTGGGCTGCAATGTTCATGatg ATTATCTCTGCAATCAGTGGAGGCATCACGGATCTCACGTTCAATGCAGTAGGATACACGTGGCAGACTGCCAACTGCTTTCTAACCGCTAGTTATTCA CTTACTCTGCGTAGAGTCATGGACAAAGCAAAACAGTCCACAAAATCAGGGTCCCTTAATGAGGTGTCAATGGTGCTGCTTAATAATCTCTTGTCACTACCTTTTGGCATCACCTTGATCGTCTTACTTGGTGAATGGAGATACGTAATAAGCAC TGATGTGACAAAAGATGCAATGTTTTGGGTGGTCGCAACAGCAAGCGGCTTCCTTGGTCTAGCCATCAGCTTCACATCTATGTGGTTCTTGCATCAAACCGGACCCACAACATACAG TCTGGTGGGTTCATTAAACAAGGTTCCGATATCATTATCTGGTCTTGTACTCTTCAATGTCCCTCTCAGTCTCCCAAATTTGTTCAGCATACTTTTTG GTTTATTTGCTGGAGTTGTCTTTGCCAGAGCCAAGATGTCCTAA